A DNA window from Chlamydiales bacterium contains the following coding sequences:
- the rplU gene encoding 50S ribosomal protein L21, which yields MYAIIATGGKQYRVEKGDVIDVELLGQEVDSAVEFNEVLFIGNGSTTKVGDPHIGGSIVKGELVDEVKGPKVVAFKYKRRKNYRRKVGHRQRYSRVKITDIIG from the coding sequence ATGTACGCCATTATTGCGACAGGTGGAAAGCAGTATCGAGTAGAAAAAGGTGATGTCATTGACGTTGAGCTTCTCGGTCAAGAGGTAGATAGTGCTGTAGAGTTTAATGAAGTTCTCTTCATTGGTAATGGAAGCACAACAAAAGTAGGCGATCCTCACATAGGTGGTTCTATCGTTAAAGGAGAGCTTGTAGATGAAGTAAAGGGCCCAAAAGTCGTTGCTTTTAAATACAAACGCCGCAAAAACTACAGAAGAAAAGTGGGACATCGTCAAAGATATTCTAGAGTAAAGATTACTGATATTATTGGTTAA
- the rpmA gene encoding 50S ribosomal protein L27, whose translation MAHKKGQGSSRNGRDSVSKRLGVKACQGEFVTAGSILIRQRGTKWHPAKHVGRGNDDTLFALVDGTVMFRKTNRTYVSVQPVI comes from the coding sequence ATGGCACATAAGAAAGGTCAGGGATCAAGCCGTAACGGTCGTGATTCCGTCTCAAAGAGACTTGGAGTAAAAGCTTGTCAGGGTGAATTTGTTACAGCAGGTAGCATCTTGATTCGCCAAAGAGGTACTAAGTGGCATCCTGCAAAGCATGTAGGTCGTGGCAATGATGATACATTGTTTGCACTTGTTGATGGCACAGTCATGTTCCGTAAAACAAATCGCACCTATGTTTCAGTTCAGCCAGTTATCTGA
- the obgE gene encoding GTPase ObgE, whose product MFVDHVTVKFAAGKGGNGVVAWRREKFMPKGGPSGGNGGKGGSVILIADDQVPSLEAYRNRRLIKADDGKAGGASSRQGKKGDDLTIKVPCGTLVKDKKTGDILFDLTEHGQTFILCQGGKGGKGNEFYKTPTRQAPNFCTLGTPGQQKEVELELKLIADIGLVGFPNAGKSTFMSKVTYVPVKIAAYPFTTLRPNLGYIQLENKKKLLLADIPGIIEGAHANKGLGLEFLRHIERTQLLIYIVDASGIDGRNPVDDLLVLQNELKSYDEELLKRPFLVVLNKMDADDSEMYAEEFREKYPFTKETLFEISALTGDGIPSLLHTLCEIYS is encoded by the coding sequence ATGTTTGTTGATCATGTAACAGTAAAATTTGCCGCAGGCAAAGGCGGAAACGGCGTTGTTGCATGGCGCAGAGAAAAATTCATGCCTAAAGGTGGTCCCTCTGGGGGCAATGGAGGAAAGGGTGGATCTGTTATTTTAATTGCAGATGACCAAGTTCCCTCATTGGAAGCCTACCGTAATCGTCGTTTGATTAAAGCAGATGATGGAAAAGCTGGGGGAGCAAGTTCTCGCCAAGGTAAAAAGGGTGATGATCTTACAATCAAAGTTCCTTGTGGAACCCTGGTAAAAGATAAAAAAACAGGTGATATTCTCTTCGATCTTACGGAGCATGGACAGACATTTATTTTATGTCAGGGCGGAAAGGGCGGAAAAGGTAACGAATTTTACAAGACACCTACGCGTCAAGCACCTAACTTTTGCACTCTTGGTACACCTGGCCAGCAAAAAGAGGTGGAACTAGAATTAAAACTCATTGCAGATATTGGTCTTGTAGGTTTTCCAAACGCAGGAAAGTCCACATTCATGTCAAAAGTTACGTATGTTCCAGTAAAAATTGCTGCCTACCCCTTTACAACTCTTAGGCCCAATCTTGGTTATATTCAGCTGGAAAACAAAAAAAAACTTTTACTTGCAGATATTCCTGGTATTATTGAAGGGGCACATGCAAATAAAGGGCTTGGTCTTGAGTTTTTACGTCATATTGAACGCACACAATTGCTTATTTATATTGTAGATGCTTCTGGTATCGATGGAAGAAATCCTGTTGACGATCTTTTAGTATTGCAAAATGAGCTTAAGTCGTATGATGAAGAGCTTTTAAAAAGGCCTTTTCTTGTAGTCCTCAATAAAATGGATGCAGATGATTCTGAAATGTATGCAGAGGAGTTTAGAGAAAAGTATCCTTTTACAAAAGAGACTCTTTTTGAAATATCTGCTCTTACAGGAGATGGCATACCCTCTCTTCTTCACACGCTTTGTGAGATTTATTCTTAA
- a CDS encoding metal ABC transporter permease, whose product MIAFIQAFLTNPILQTALLAGIVASVASGIVGSYVVVKRIVFISGSIAHSVLGGMGLCLWLKRTQGIEYATPILGALIAAVVSALIIGWIHLKYRQREDSVIATLWAVGMAVGVIFISQTPGFNVELMSFLLGNILWVSHSDIWMLCSLDIVVLGIVLLLHKRFLAICFDEEQAYLQGIPVHTLYLLLLALIAVSVVLLIQVVGIILAIAMLTLPATIAGLFTKRLSLIMVFAIIISAAFCIFGTMLSYNLDWPAGATIALVAGCAYLGCLFKAHKVKS is encoded by the coding sequence ATGATCGCATTTATTCAAGCATTTCTAACAAATCCCATTTTACAAACAGCTCTTCTTGCAGGAATTGTTGCATCTGTTGCAAGTGGTATTGTTGGATCCTATGTTGTAGTCAAACGTATTGTATTTATTAGCGGCAGCATTGCGCATTCTGTTCTTGGAGGCATGGGCCTTTGCTTATGGCTCAAACGCACACAAGGCATTGAGTATGCAACACCTATCTTAGGCGCCCTCATTGCAGCAGTTGTATCAGCATTAATTATTGGCTGGATTCACCTGAAATACCGTCAACGAGAAGATTCTGTCATTGCAACCCTTTGGGCTGTTGGCATGGCTGTTGGCGTTATTTTTATTTCTCAAACGCCCGGATTCAATGTAGAGCTCATGAGCTTTCTTCTTGGCAACATCTTGTGGGTAAGTCATAGTGACATCTGGATGCTCTGTAGCTTAGACATTGTTGTACTTGGAATCGTATTACTTTTACATAAACGCTTTCTTGCAATCTGCTTTGATGAGGAACAAGCTTATCTACAAGGCATTCCTGTGCATACCCTTTACCTTCTTTTGCTTGCTCTCATTGCTGTATCTGTTGTGCTATTGATCCAAGTAGTTGGCATTATCCTTGCAATTGCCATGCTTACATTACCTGCAACAATTGCAGGCCTATTCACGAAAAGGCTTTCTCTCATTATGGTGTTTGCAATTATTATTAGTGCAGCCTTTTGTATTTTTGGAACGATGCTTTCTTATAATCTTGACTGGCCAGCGGGGGCTACCATCGCACTTGTTGCAGGATGCGCTTATTTAGGCTGCCTCTTTAAGGCTCATAAAGTAAAAAGTTAG
- a CDS encoding ABC transporter ATP-binding protein: MSIIQTESLSFSYEDEWILQNVTVSVEANEFIGIIGPNGGGKTTLLKLIMGLLRPTQGSISVLGESPKAARKKIAYVPQVMRFDKHFPISVFELVLGGRLSFAPWWGGFPEKDKKYALNVLEQVNLIDFKDRPFGTLSGGQAQRALIARALASDPEILLLDEPTASVDVHAEADIYDILIKLKNNKTILMVTHDLKAIMKHVQRIFCVQKEVVVLRPEQVCEHFAIGLYHPPITPFFPRKQ; the protein is encoded by the coding sequence ATGAGCATCATTCAAACAGAATCTCTTAGCTTTTCTTACGAAGATGAGTGGATACTTCAAAATGTAACGGTCTCTGTTGAAGCAAATGAATTTATTGGTATTATTGGTCCCAATGGTGGGGGGAAAACAACTCTATTAAAACTCATTATGGGGCTTTTAAGGCCAACGCAGGGCTCTATTTCAGTGCTTGGAGAAAGCCCTAAAGCTGCGCGAAAAAAAATTGCTTATGTTCCACAAGTCATGCGCTTTGATAAGCATTTTCCCATTTCCGTATTTGAACTAGTCCTTGGTGGAAGGCTCTCTTTTGCCCCTTGGTGGGGAGGATTTCCTGAAAAAGACAAGAAATATGCGCTCAATGTCCTAGAACAAGTTAACCTAATTGATTTTAAAGACCGTCCATTTGGCACACTTTCTGGAGGACAAGCTCAAAGGGCACTCATTGCAAGAGCCCTTGCATCTGATCCTGAAATTCTTCTTCTCGATGAGCCAACAGCAAGTGTCGACGTTCATGCAGAAGCAGACATTTATGACATACTCATAAAACTGAAAAACAACAAGACCATCTTAATGGTAACACATGACCTAAAAGCCATTATGAAACATGTTCAACGCATTTTTTGCGTTCAAAAAGAAGTGGTTGTATTACGTCCTGAACAAGTTTGTGAACATTTTGCAATAGGCCTTTACCATCCCCCCATAACCCCCTTCTTTCCAAGGAAACAATGA
- a CDS encoding zinc ABC transporter substrate-binding protein, with protein sequence MHLFFLFFVFLASFLTAQEKPRVLVSIAPEKFFVERIADDSVVVDVLVPPGASPHSFEPSPKQIINASRAIIWFRIGEPFEPRAIDVLTSHKPNMIIIDTRKDIPLLTMDSHAKCKGCSQHGDDKDTHIWLSPRLAQVQAKTIKDALITAFPENRELYEKNFCSLIHDLQDLDKELILLFQSMPVRYILVSHPAFGYLGRDYNFVQLSLEIEGKDPSSRQLTELLNKVRSLNLTRVFTQEQYQNKGALLIAKEINAQIYSVDPYSGDYLNNLKKIGLLFSNH encoded by the coding sequence ATGCATCTATTTTTTCTTTTCTTTGTTTTCTTGGCTTCTTTCCTGACAGCTCAGGAAAAACCTCGTGTTTTGGTCAGTATCGCTCCGGAGAAATTTTTTGTAGAAAGAATTGCCGATGATAGCGTTGTTGTCGACGTACTTGTGCCACCAGGCGCAAGCCCCCACAGCTTTGAGCCCTCTCCTAAACAAATTATTAATGCAAGCCGTGCAATAATCTGGTTTCGCATAGGAGAGCCCTTTGAGCCTCGTGCAATCGACGTTCTTACTAGTCACAAGCCTAATATGATCATCATAGATACCAGAAAAGATATCCCTCTACTTACTATGGACTCTCATGCAAAATGCAAGGGCTGCTCACAACATGGTGATGACAAAGACACTCACATATGGCTGAGTCCAAGACTTGCACAAGTTCAAGCTAAAACCATAAAAGACGCCCTCATTACAGCTTTTCCAGAAAACAGAGAACTTTACGAAAAAAACTTTTGTTCTTTGATCCATGATCTGCAAGACTTAGACAAAGAGCTTATTCTTCTTTTTCAAAGCATGCCCGTCCGCTATATTCTAGTGTCTCACCCAGCTTTTGGCTACCTTGGAAGAGACTACAACTTTGTTCAACTCTCTCTTGAGATAGAAGGAAAAGACCCTTCTTCTAGACAACTTACAGAACTGCTCAACAAAGTGCGCTCCCTTAATTTAACACGCGTTTTTACACAAGAGCAGTACCAGAATAAAGGCGCTCTTCTCATCGCCAAAGAAATTAACGCTCAAATCTATAGTGTAGACCCTTATTCTGGAGACTATCTCAATAATCTAAAAAAAATCGGTCTTCTATTTTCTAATCACTAA